One part of the Papaver somniferum cultivar HN1 unplaced genomic scaffold, ASM357369v1 unplaced-scaffold_123, whole genome shotgun sequence genome encodes these proteins:
- the LOC113331012 gene encoding high mobility group nucleosome-binding domain-containing protein 5-like — MSKPRTKYATNRNHSSDNNPGLVEAIRNRTKEVQEQSEALRIAQEEEMGGIRQKNQVEKKYKRKYDLATPKPLGPRQKDGKILNASHGNPRGTGCKAKGIIIDDPPPQAEQPTHEESDPETSNEQEGDDREIEEEKGDEKGGGKEEIREVVQEQEVQQEDQGGDAKEKGKNKEGPKKKKGDHMPDPLKMFDLDPGDPSLGIPGDGGKDHKDARSSYEARNVSEYDKDMATGRNRNNRWRSSGSN; from the exons atgtcgAAACCAAGAACTAAGTATGCTACTAACAGGAATCATTCTAGTGACAACAATCCCGGACTTGTTGAAGCGATTCGAAATAGAACGAAGGAAGTGCAAGAACAATCCGAAGCCCTTCGTATCGCACAAGAGGAAGAAATGGGtggaatcag GCAAAAAAATCAAGTCGAAAAGAAATATAAGCGTAAATATGACCTTGCTACTCCTAAGCCTTTGGGACCTCGTCAAAAAGACGGAAAAATTTTGAATGCTTCCCACGGAAACCCAAGGGGCACGGGGTGTAAAGCCAAAGGGATCATTATCgatgacccaccacctcaagcggagcaaCCAACACATGAAGAATCTGATCCCGAAACATCTAATGAACAAGAAGGTGATGAtagagaaattgaagaagaaaaaggtgatGAGAAAggtggtggcaaggaag agatAAGAGAAGTCGTTCAAGAACAAGAAGTTCAACAAGAAGACCAAGGAGGAGATGCTAAAGAAAAAGGTAAGAACAAAGAAggaccaaagaagaagaaaggtgaccACATGCCCGACCCGCTGAAGATGTTTGATCTCGATCCTGGTGATCCATCTTTAGGGATACCCGGTGACGGAGGAAAG gatcacaaggatgCCCGTTCGTCTTATGAAGCCAGGAATGTCAGTGAGTATGATAAGGACATGGCCACTGGAAGGAATAGAAACAACCGTTGGAGAAGTTCCGGAAGTAATTGA